One Lutzomyia longipalpis isolate SR_M1_2022 chromosome 4, ASM2433408v1 DNA segment encodes these proteins:
- the LOC129795021 gene encoding putative inorganic phosphate cotransporter isoform X2, with translation MTVSKEFICEQTNEPPKKWLGTRHFVTFMLFLGMANAYVMRTNMSVAIVAMVNHTALDAEVEELDDECPDTDYGEHTDTIQDGEFAWSTSLQGYILSSFFYGYVITQIPFGILSKRYGALRFLGWGMFINSVFAFLVPVAARQGGFGWLIVVRFIQGLGEGPIVPCTHALLAKWIPPNERSRMGAFVYAGAQFGTIVSMPLSGLLAEYGFDGGWPSIFYVFGIIGVVWSVAFIWLVYEDPSSHPRIDEREKKYIISSLWGTANITNPPIPFKAIIKSLPFYAILFAHMGQNYGYETLMTELPTYMKQVLRFSIKENGILSALPYLAMWLFSMFISVIADWMISSNRFSHTSTRKIINSIGQYGPAICLVIASFTGCDRVLTVAMLTIGVGLNGGIYSGFKINHLDITPRFAGILMAFTNCTANLAGLLAPIAAGNLIEGKPTIAAWQVVFFIAAAVYIFCATFYNVFASGERQPWDNPLNDEPEPRRSIPNGHSNTVIESRQ, from the exons ATGACTGTCTCCAAGGAGTTTATCTGCGAACAAACTAATGAACCGCCCAAGA AATGGTTGGGTACGCGCCACTTTGTCACATTCATGCTCTTCCTGGGCATGGCAAATGCCTACGTCATGCGAACCAACATGTCCGTGGCTATCGTGGCGATGGTCAATCACACAGCCTTGGATGCGGAAGTTGAGGAGCTGGACGATGAGTGTCCCGATACGGACTATGGAGAGCACACGGATACCATACAGGATGGGGAATTTGCGTGGAGTACGAGCCTTCAGGGGTACATCCTGTCGTCCTTCTTCTACGGCTACGTCATCACGCAGATCCCCTTTGGCATCCTGTCCAAGAGGTACGGCGCTCTTCGTTTCCTCGGCTGGGGGATGTTCATCAATTCGGTATTCGCCTTCCTCGTGCCCGTTGCCGCTCGTCAAGGTGGCTTTGGGTGGTTGATTGTTGTACGCTTCATTCAGGGCCTCGGTGAGGGTCCTATTGTACCCTGCACGCATGCCCTGCTGGCCAAATGGATTCCACCAAATGAACGCTCCCGAATGGGAGCCTTTGTCTACGCTGGAGCACAATTCGGCACCATCGTGTCGATGCCACTGTCCGGCCTGCTGGCTGAGTACGGCTTCGACGGAGGCTGGCCGTCCATTTTCTACGTCTTTGGAATTATCGGCGTTGTGTGGTCTGTTGCATTCATCTGGCTTGTCTACGAAGACCCATCATCACATCCCAGGATCGATGAGCGGGAAAAGAAGTACATCATCAGTTCGCTCTGGGGAACAGCTAACATCACG aATCCACCAATTCCATTCAAGGCAATCATCAAATCTCTTCCCTTCTATGCCATCCTCTTTGCTCACATGGGTCAGAATTATGGCTATGAAACCCTTATGACAGAGCTCCCAACGTACATGAAGCAAGTTTTGCGCTTCTCAATCAAAGAG aATGGAATTCTCTCAGCTCTTCCGTACCTGGCCATGTGGCTGTTCTCGATGTTCATCTCTGTGATCGCCGACTGGATGATCTCGTCCAATCGCTTCTCCCATACGTCAACGAGGAAGATAATCAACAGTATCGGGCAGTATGGCCCGGCTATTTGTCTCGTGATAGCTTCCTTCACGGGCTGTGATCGTGTCCTCACCGTGGCCATGCTGACAATTGGCGTGGGACTCAATGGTGGCATCTATTCGGGCTTTAAGATCAACCACTTGGACATCACACCACGCTTCGCCGGCATCCTCATGGCCTTCACGAATTGCACAGCCAATCTGGCTGGGTTGCTGGCACCCATTGCAGCTGGGAACCTCATTGAGGGCAAG CCAACAATTGCCGCCTGGCAAGTTGTCTTCTTCATTGCGGCAGCCGTTTACATCTTCTGCGCCACTTTCTACAACGTCTTTGCTTCCGGTGAACGGCAACCGTGGGATAATCCCCTAAATGATGAACCCGAACCACGGCGCTCCATCCCAAATGGCCACTCAAACACCGTCATTGAGTCGCGGCagtaa
- the LOC129795021 gene encoding putative inorganic phosphate cotransporter isoform X1 — MVATGENRTRNGHVLVWEQPGLFQSEDGKHKKKWLGTRHFVTFMLFLGMANAYVMRTNMSVAIVAMVNHTALDAEVEELDDECPDTDYGEHTDTIQDGEFAWSTSLQGYILSSFFYGYVITQIPFGILSKRYGALRFLGWGMFINSVFAFLVPVAARQGGFGWLIVVRFIQGLGEGPIVPCTHALLAKWIPPNERSRMGAFVYAGAQFGTIVSMPLSGLLAEYGFDGGWPSIFYVFGIIGVVWSVAFIWLVYEDPSSHPRIDEREKKYIISSLWGTANITNPPIPFKAIIKSLPFYAILFAHMGQNYGYETLMTELPTYMKQVLRFSIKENGILSALPYLAMWLFSMFISVIADWMISSNRFSHTSTRKIINSIGQYGPAICLVIASFTGCDRVLTVAMLTIGVGLNGGIYSGFKINHLDITPRFAGILMAFTNCTANLAGLLAPIAAGNLIEGKPTIAAWQVVFFIAAAVYIFCATFYNVFASGERQPWDNPLNDEPEPRRSIPNGHSNTVIESRQ; from the exons ATGGTGGCCACAGGCGAAAATCGCACACGAAATGGTCACGTTCTTGTGTGGGAGCAACCAGGGCTGTTTCAGAGTGAGGATGGAAAGCACAAGAAAA AATGGTTGGGTACGCGCCACTTTGTCACATTCATGCTCTTCCTGGGCATGGCAAATGCCTACGTCATGCGAACCAACATGTCCGTGGCTATCGTGGCGATGGTCAATCACACAGCCTTGGATGCGGAAGTTGAGGAGCTGGACGATGAGTGTCCCGATACGGACTATGGAGAGCACACGGATACCATACAGGATGGGGAATTTGCGTGGAGTACGAGCCTTCAGGGGTACATCCTGTCGTCCTTCTTCTACGGCTACGTCATCACGCAGATCCCCTTTGGCATCCTGTCCAAGAGGTACGGCGCTCTTCGTTTCCTCGGCTGGGGGATGTTCATCAATTCGGTATTCGCCTTCCTCGTGCCCGTTGCCGCTCGTCAAGGTGGCTTTGGGTGGTTGATTGTTGTACGCTTCATTCAGGGCCTCGGTGAGGGTCCTATTGTACCCTGCACGCATGCCCTGCTGGCCAAATGGATTCCACCAAATGAACGCTCCCGAATGGGAGCCTTTGTCTACGCTGGAGCACAATTCGGCACCATCGTGTCGATGCCACTGTCCGGCCTGCTGGCTGAGTACGGCTTCGACGGAGGCTGGCCGTCCATTTTCTACGTCTTTGGAATTATCGGCGTTGTGTGGTCTGTTGCATTCATCTGGCTTGTCTACGAAGACCCATCATCACATCCCAGGATCGATGAGCGGGAAAAGAAGTACATCATCAGTTCGCTCTGGGGAACAGCTAACATCACG aATCCACCAATTCCATTCAAGGCAATCATCAAATCTCTTCCCTTCTATGCCATCCTCTTTGCTCACATGGGTCAGAATTATGGCTATGAAACCCTTATGACAGAGCTCCCAACGTACATGAAGCAAGTTTTGCGCTTCTCAATCAAAGAG aATGGAATTCTCTCAGCTCTTCCGTACCTGGCCATGTGGCTGTTCTCGATGTTCATCTCTGTGATCGCCGACTGGATGATCTCGTCCAATCGCTTCTCCCATACGTCAACGAGGAAGATAATCAACAGTATCGGGCAGTATGGCCCGGCTATTTGTCTCGTGATAGCTTCCTTCACGGGCTGTGATCGTGTCCTCACCGTGGCCATGCTGACAATTGGCGTGGGACTCAATGGTGGCATCTATTCGGGCTTTAAGATCAACCACTTGGACATCACACCACGCTTCGCCGGCATCCTCATGGCCTTCACGAATTGCACAGCCAATCTGGCTGGGTTGCTGGCACCCATTGCAGCTGGGAACCTCATTGAGGGCAAG CCAACAATTGCCGCCTGGCAAGTTGTCTTCTTCATTGCGGCAGCCGTTTACATCTTCTGCGCCACTTTCTACAACGTCTTTGCTTCCGGTGAACGGCAACCGTGGGATAATCCCCTAAATGATGAACCCGAACCACGGCGCTCCATCCCAAATGGCCACTCAAACACCGTCATTGAGTCGCGGCagtaa